In Gimesia panareensis, the genomic window TACGGCAATGGGGGCCCACGGAATTACTCGAACGCGTTTCTGCCCTCCCATTACCAGGGAACCGCGCTGGGCAGAGCAGGGCAGCCGGCCAGTGAGGCCCGCTTCAACAATATCACCAATGGTCAACTGCCCCTGAGAAAACAGCGACAACAGCTGGCATTGCTGCAGTCGCTGAACCGGGGTCAGCTGCAGTCTTATCGCGAGGACGATGAACTGGCAGCCGTAGTGAATTCTTTCGAACTCGCGTTCCGCATGCAGCAGCATGCCCCGGGGCTGACCGATCTGTCTCAGGAGTCGCCTGCAACGTTGAAAATGTACGGAATTGGCGAGGAAGCGACCGATGACTTTGGTCGCCAGTGTCTGCTGGCCCGACGGATGGCCGAAGCGGGGACCCGTTACATTCAGGTCAACTATTCCGACAATGCAAATACCCCCCGCTGGGATCAGCACAGTAAAATTCAGAAGCACGAAACCCACGCCCGGGCGACCGATAAACCTGTCGCCGGCCTGATTGAGGACATGAAGCAGCGGGGGCTGCTCGAAGACACCCTGATCTGGTGGGGAGGTGAATTCGGCCGTAATCCCTTCAAACAGGGAGCCGATGGTCGCGATCATAATCCGAAAGGGTTCACACATTTCCTGTGTGGCGGGGGAGTCAAACCCGGTCTCTCCTATGGTGCGACCGATGAATTTGGACATGAAGCAGTTGAGAATAAAGTGCATATGCACGACATGCATGCGACGCTGCTGCACCTGCTGGGAATCGATCATGAAAAACTGACTTACCGCCACGCCGGTCGTGACTTCCGTCTGACCGATGTCGAAGGACGGGTCGTCCGCGATCTGTTCGCCTGATTTCTAAACGTGGCATGGTCCACTGACATTTCAACCACCTGCTCCAAACGAAAACAGGTTCGCAAATGACCCCCCATTTGCGAACCTGCATTTAAAGCTAGATTAATGTATTGGGTTTGAACCCGATACACGACCTCCTTTCATCACTTATCTCGTGCTGATGTAATCACTGTTTTCTGTTTTAGAAAGTGAGTGTCAGCGTCGCGGTGGTGCGGCTGTCCATCAGGTCTTTACGATTGGTGATGGGGAATTCCCAGACACCTGCGAAAGACAGGCACTCGTTAATCTTGTAATCAGCCCCGAATGCCATCGAGATGAAATCGTTTCCGGCGACATTAGTCGCGCCCAGGTTGATCCAGTCGCCCCCTTCGAAGTTGACCGGCAGAGCACCGCCACTTTTTGTGTAGACGATCCCGTTCATTTCTGCCAGGGCAGACAGTTTTTCGGTCAGCGGATGATCGTAGTGCAGGCTGTACCAGAAGGAGGTCGAATTGTCAAAGTCGTCAGCAGGCAGGTGAAAACCGGCGTTGGCGATGAAATGACCGCCGTTGGCCAGTTCTTTACCACCGGTCAGGTAGGGATTCCAGATCCCCTGTCCATTTCCCTGAAAGACACTTGTAGTGCCGTTATGAGCTTCGTAAATGATCCCGGTTGAAAGCAGGAACTGATTATCCACATCCCGAATCAGCACATACTTGATACCGAGGGCGATATCAGCCCAGCCGTGTGAATTGCCGAGGCCACGGGTCTGCAGGGTATTGAAACCATCTTTCACGGCGATAATCGAGAGACGTTCGTTCAAGGCAATGCCGAGCTGTAATGCGTAGACCTGCAGGTCGCCGGCCCCCAGCACGGGCGTCTGTGAATCAATCATCTGATTGACGAACACACCACGCACGTAAGTCAGGGAACGCGGGTCGATCGACCAGACCGGGTTACTGACGGGCATCACCCAGTGTTTAAAGCAGGGATCACTGGGAAATTTGTTCAACAGCGGAATCCGATCGCACAGAGTGCAGCTCTGGCAGGTATCGCACTGGCAGTATTGACCACAATTGCATGTCGACTGACACGTTTGACAGTTGGCCGCTTCAGGAGCTGCTTCATAGGCAGTAAAAACAGTATCGGGAGTTGTTCCGACCTCATTTTCGGTTCCCGTTAACTGCAGTTCAGACGGTTCTGTCGTTGCGCTGACCAGTTCGATATCGGACGAATCAAAGACCGTATATTCGTCTGCCTGCGCTGAGACTGCCAGCATATTGAAAACCAGTGCCGCCCCGGCACTGCACACCAGCTTGATATTCATTTCTCTTCCTTTGATTCCATGATTATCGTTTATGAGAAAAAACGAATTTGTCGAATGTGATTCTTCCTTTTCATGAGACTTCGACACAAAATCCGACAATTATGTCTGTTAATTTATTTCGCCATTCATAGAATTCGCGCGTGAGGTCGAAAAAAGGTCTGGAAGGATTTTCATAGAAAAGTAAAATCGGAAATCGTCAAGGTTTCACATTTTCCGGTTAATGTGGTCTGCCGGGGTTCGCCATGAGGTATTCACCTCAAATCACCAAAGTCACATTACTGTATTAAAGCACAGGCTGGTCTGATTCGGGGTAAATTCTTTTTTGTGCCCTCGAATCGGATATCCTGACCTGATTGAAATTAATTCGTATTGTTTTGCTAGCGTTCGCAAGGTTTTCAGGAGCAGAGGAGCAACCGTGTCGGCTGAAACGACTTTAGAAAACACCGCTCAACAGAGTAATCTGGAAAAATTCATTTACGACGACCAGATTGCCCGCATGTTCGCCCTGGCCACCCTGGTGTGGGGAGTGGTCGCCTTTCTGGTGGGGATTATCATCGCTACGGAGCTGGCGTTCCCCTCCGTGAATCTGGGGCTGGATCTCATCACCTTCGGCCGATTGAGGCCACTGCACACCAACGCCGCCATCTTCGCCTTTGCCGGAAATGCGATCTTCACCGCCGTCTATTATTCGACGCAGCGTTTGTGCCGCGCCCGGATGTGGAGCGACCTGCTCTCACGGCTGCACTTCTGGGGCTGGCAGCTGATTATTCTGTCGGCAGCCCTCACCTTACCCCTGGGAATCACACAGAGTAAAGAATACGCCGAGTTGGAATGGCCCATCGACATCGCGATTGCGGTGGTCTGGGTCGGCTTCTTCGGCGTCAACTTCTTCATGACTCTGGCCCGTCGCCGCGAACGGCACATGTATGTCGCGCTCTGGTTTTATATCGCAACGATCGTGACCGTCGCGTTGCTGCATGTATTCAATAACCTTGTTGTTCCGATCGGCCTGTTCAAGAGCTACTCGGTCTACGCCGGGGTGCAGGATGCCTTCATGCAATGGTGGTACGGGCACAACGCGGTCGCTTTCTTCCTCACGACTCCGTTTCTGGGGTTGATGTACTACTTCCTCCCCAAAGCGGCGAACCGACCGATCTTTTCCTACAAGCTCAGTATTCTGCACTTCTGGTCGCTGGTCTTTATTTATATCTGGGCCGGGCCACATCACCTGCATTACACGGCACTGCCTCAATGGGCATCAACGCTGGGGATGCTGTTCTCGATCATGCTCTGGATGCCTTCCTGGGGCGGGATGATCAACGGCCTGTTGACCCTGCGCGGGGCGTGGCAGAAGGTGACTTCCGATCCGGTACTGAAATTCTTCGTGGTCGGCATCACCTTCTACGGGATGTCTACCTTTGAGGGTCCGGTGCTGTCCATCAAGTCCGTCAACGCCCTGTCGCATTACACCGACTGGACCATTGCCCATGTCCACGCGGGCGCCCTGGGCTGGAACGGCTTCATGACGTTCGGCATGCTCTACTGGCTGCTGCCACGATTGTTCCAGACCGAACTTTACAGCACACGTCTGGCCAACCTGCACTTCTGGCTGGGAACCGTGGGCATTCTGCTGTATATCTTCCCGATCTATGTCGCCGGCCTGACGCAGGGCCTGATGTGGCGGGCGATTACCGATACCGGCCAGCTGGCTTATCCCAACTTTGTGGAAACGGTCCGCGTGCTGATTCCGCTGTACTTCATTCGGGCCGTTGGCGGAGTGGTTTATCTGTCCGGAGCTCTGCTGCTGGGCTACAACTTCCTGCAGACCTGGAAAACCCGTCCTGCGAAGTATGAAGAAGTCGAACATTTCGCCGCACCGCTGGAAAAGCAGTACGAAGACGATCCGGCTCCCGAATCCCGCCTGACCGGGGTACTGGAGGTCGCCAAAAAACTGGATGTCTTCGAACAACTGGCCTGGCATCGCCGCTGGGAACGACTGCCGCGGCTGATGACCATCTGGGTGATTATCGCTGTGGTCGCCGCCTCGCTGTTTGAAATCATTCCGACGTTTTTGATCCGGTCTAACGTGCCTACCATCGCGACGGTCACCCCTTATACGCCTCTGGAACTGGCGGGACGTGACATTTATGTGGCGGAAGGCTGTTATAACTGTCATTCGCAGATGATCCGCCCCATGCTGGCAGAGACCAAACGCTACGGGGAATATTCCAAGCCGGGCGAATTCGTGTATGACCATCCTTTCCAGTGGGGATCGCGACGAATCGGCCCCGACCTGGCACGCGAAGGGGGTAAGCAGTCCAACCTCTGGCACGTGAGACATTTCCGCAACCCGGAACTGATGACCCAGGGTTCGATCATGCCTCCTTATCCCTGGCTGGAGACACGGAAACTGAATTTCAAAACGATTCCGGACCGCGTCTGGGCCGCTTCCTACCTGGGGGCACCTTACGATGAAGCCGCTCTAACTGATTCGATCGCACTGGCGAAGAAACAGGCGAAAGCGATCGCGGATGATATTCACCGTCAGGATGGTCCTGCAGGACTGGAAGACAAGCAGGTCGTCGCGTTGATCGCCTACCTGCAACGTCTGGGGACTGACCTGTTCAAAACCCCCAAAGCTGAGAAACCATCCGCTGAACCCAATTCTGCAAAAACGGGCAATAAAACGGCCCACGCAGAAGCAGCAGAAACGAGGTAACCATCATGATCAAAGAAGTCATGCGCCTGTTGAATTATGATTTCTGCGCTGAAATCGCACTCGTTCTGTTTCTGTTCGCATTCGGCCTGGTCGCGATCAGGACGACTTTGACCAGCAAAGCAGAGATCAAACATCAATCAGAAATTCCGCTTTCGGACGACTAATATAGATTCGGAGACAATGATGTCTGAGAAAGACCAGTTAACTACTCATAACTACGACGGAATTCAGGAATACGACAACCCGATGCCGGGCTGGTGGGTCATGCTGTTCTGGGGATGCATCTTTTTTGCCTTTCCCTACTGGCTCTACTATGAGTCGGGCGTGCCCGGTCGGTCGATCTACGACCAGTACAAAGAGGCCGTGGCAGATAACCTACGTTTGCAGTTTTCAGAAATCGGTGAACTCAAGCTGGATTCAGCTACAATCTATAAATACAAGGACGACCCCAAGTGGCTCAAGGTGGGCGAAAGTGTGTTCCAGATGAACTGTGTCAGTTGCCATGGACTGAACGCAGAAGGGAAGGTCGGACCGAACCTGACTGACGATTACTGGATTCACGTCAAAGAGATCGGCGATATCGCCAAGGTAGTCGAAAAGGGAGCGAACGGCCAGGCAATGCCCGCCTGGGGAAACCGCCTGCATCCCAACGAAATCGCGCTGGTCGCGGCTTATGTTGCCAGCTTGAGAGGTTCCCTGCCTGAGGGGACCGGGAAACCACCTGGACCCAAAGCAAAAAAAATCCCCCCCTGGCATGCGCCCGCGGCTGAAGAGGGGAAATCGGAGTCTGACGCTGAGAAAAAATCTGACAACGCCGAACAGCAGAAGTCGGATGACAAGTCTCAGGCTGACTCTTGAGCGCTGCAAATTGAATGTGATATGGTGAAAACTGATGAGTGACCAAGTCCTGGAACCCGAAGAACACGTTTTATCCACGCTGGAAAAAGACGGTTCACGTCGCTGGATGTATCCCCGTCTGTTTAAAGGCAGATTCTGGAACCGTCGGCGGATCGTTGGTTATTTCCTGATCGTGCTGTTTATTGTTCTACCCCATCTGCAGATCAATTCACGGCCGGCGATCTTTCTGAATATTACCAGGCGCGAATTTACCATCTTCGGTTTTACGTTTTTACCCACCGACACGCTGCTGCTCGCATTTTTTATGATCTCGGTCTTCCTGACGATCTTTCTGCTGACAGCGATGTTCGGCCGGGTGTGGTGCGGCTGGGCCTGTCCCCAGACGATCTACCTGGAATTTGTCTATCGTCCCATCGAACGACTGTTTTGCGGTACCACCGGCCATGGCGGTAAGCCACGCAAGCCGGTCCCCCTGATTCGCCGGGTGATGATGTACGGCGCTTATCTGATCATCTCCATGGTCCTGGCACATACCTTCCTGGCCTATTTCGTAAGCGTGAGCGAACTGCAGCACTGGGTGCGGCAGTCCCCGTTTACGCATCCGACCGGTTTCCTGGTAATGACCGCGACCGTGGTGTTGATGATGTTCAACTTCTCCTTTTTCCGCGAGCAGCTCTGCACGATCGCCTGTCCTTATGGACGCTTTCAGTCCGTGCTGCTGGACCGCCGGTCGCTGATTGTGAGCTACGATCCGCAGCGCGGCGAACCCCGGGGCAAGATCAGTAAAACGGATCCGACTCCCAAAGGGGACTGCATCGACTGTGGTCAGTGCGTGCAGGCCTGTCCCACCGGGATCGACATTCGCGATGGTCTGCAGATGGAATGCCTGCACTGCACGCAGTGTATGGATGCCTGTGATGAAATCATGGAGAAAGTCGATCGTCCGCTGGGCCTCATCCGTTATTCCTGCCAGGATGAGATCGATGGCAAACCGACAAAAAAACTGCGGCCCCGCGTCGTGATTTATCCCTTGTTGCTGTTACTTTCGGTTTCTGCCTTTACGATCACACTCATCAGCAAGAAATCGTTCGATATCACGATCCTGCGGAATTACGGCAATCCCTATATTGTTACCAGACAGGATCAGGTCGAGAATAACCTGCAGCTCAAGCTGGTCAACCGCACTGACCAGCCGGATGAATATACGATCCAGGTACTGGACGCCCCGGATGTGAAAATGGAATTGATCGGTTCGCCCGAGTTGAACGCCCGCCAGACCAAAACCATCCCGCTGCTGATTTCGGCACCACGGGAATCATTCGTGGCCGGTCTACGGGAGGTTGACCTGTTGATCCAGTCGAAAAACCAGGCAGATGAAAGGAGGGTCACATGTCAGATTCTCGGCCCCTAGATACGGAAATAGACGAGTCCGCAGAGACCCTGGCCCGCTGGAAGTGGGGAGGCGTCATCCTGGGCTTCCTCGGTTTGCAAATCCTGCTCTCAGGCGTGGCCGTCTTCCTGGCGACCAGCGATCCCTCGAATGTGATCGTGGAAGGCTATTACGAACAGGCACTCTCCTGGGATCAGCAGCGCGCACGTCAGGCTGCCAGTGATGCTTTAGGCTGGACGTCGAGCATCGACCTGGGCAAACCACAGGGAATGCTGGGAGAACGTCTATTGACGATCCGGCTGGTCGACCCTGCCGGTCAGCCGGTCACCGGCTGTCACCTGGCTGGGGAAATCTTTCACCATGCCCGGGGAGGCGACGTTTTTAAACTGCATTTCCAGGAACAGGATCCCGGCAACTATACCGCGGTCGCGCCGCTCCGGCGTTCGGGATTGTGGGAGCTCTCACTGAAAACGGACAGAGACGCGCAACACTTCCAGGAAACCAGACAGTTCAAGCTGAAAGATTCCGGAGAATTCCAGACCGTTGCCACTTCGCCCGCCAACAGAGCAGGGGGCCATTCACTTTAACTGAATTGCGATACACAGCATGTTAGACCTGCAGACAACGATTCCACTCCTTGCGACGATATTCGTAGCCAGCATTGCCGGCAGCGGACATTGTGTCGGTATGTGTGGACCGTTGATGCTGCTGGCGACGAATCGCTCTGCGGAATCCGGATCCAAATCGTCCCTCTTCTATGAAAGCTGTTATCACGGTGGACGGCTGCTAGGCTATGCACTGCTCGGACTGCTCGCGGGCAGCCTGGGCTGGCTGATGGAATCGGGAGGCCAGCTGGCCGGTCTGCAGCAGGCGGCTGCGATCATCACCGGTGCCGGTATGATCCTGTTTGGCCTGTTTTCGCTGGTCACGATCTACCGCACGGGCAGCATTCCCCATTTTGGTACCGCCCGGGTAGGCAAGGTCTTTTCCCGGTTCGTCAAAAAAGTACATCAACTGCCGCGGGGACTCCGGCCATTGAGTATCGGGCTGATGACGGCCGGCCTGCCCTGTGGCTGGCTCTATGCCTTTCTACTGCTGGCGGTCAGCGCGCGAACACCTTTGCTCGGCGGCCTGACGATGGTCGCCTTCTGGCTGGGCACGATTCCAGCACTCTCGCTGGCAGGGTTGGCCAGCCGCTGGTTCCCACGCAAATGGAACACGCTGGGCAACACGCTGATTGCCGGGCTGCTAATTATCAGTGGGATTTTCACAGTGAGTATCCGGGCCCAGGCTGATATGGGAGAGCTCCGCAAAGAGCTGCAGGCGCCCTCACAGACAGAACAACTGCAGCAGCTGAGCCAGCAGCCGCTGCCCTGTTGTCGTACAGGAGAGTCCGATTAACAGTTCCGGTTCCCAACCTGAGCGCACTCCTGTGATCGATCCGATCGACGGGGACAATGCCACCTGCCCGGAAGGGAAAGGGACCTGCATTCACTGCAATCTGCCGGTTCCGGAATCGCGGCAAAACAGTTCCGGGCCGGAGTTCTGCTGTGCGGGCTGCGAAGTTGCCTACGCCATTCTGCAGGATATGGATCCCCGCCTGCTGGAAGAGATTGCCGATGCGAAGACGGCAGCCCCCTCCGAACTGACTTACGAGGAGATGGATCACCCCCGTTTCCTGGAACTGTATGCCCATCGGCTGGATTCGGGCCTGTATCGGATTCGGCTGCACCTGGAAGGCATCCACTGTGCTTCCTGCGTGTTTGTGATTGAGAAGCTTCCCGAATTTCTGCCGGGAGTGATCAATGCCCGGGTGAATCTGGCGACAGCAACGCTGGACTGTTTCTGGAATCCGGATGCGGTCGCCCTTTCAGAGATCGCCCGCACGCTGGATCGGCTCGGCTATCGTCCTCATCCCGCGCAACCCAACGAAACCGAACGCCTGTATCGGCTGGAAAACCGCAAACATCTGATCCGCCTGGGTATCGCGGGCGCCTGTGCCGGGAATGTGATGCTGATCGCTTTCGCGTTGTACGCCGGCATGTTTACCGGCATGTCCGCCGAGCATTTGAATCTGTTTCGCTGGACGAGTGCCGGCCTGGCACTCGTGTCGATCTTCTGGCCGGGACAGATCTTCTTTAAAGGCGCCCTGTCAGCGATCCGTACCCGCGTGCCGCATATTGATCTGCCGGTCGCGCTGGGAATCACGATCGGCGGAATTGCGGGACTGGTCAACTCGATCCGGGGCAGTGGGGAGATCTATTTCGATTCGCTGACCGTGTTGATCTTTCTGTTGCTGGTGGGTCGCTATATCCAGTTTCGCCAGCAGCACCATGCGTTGAGTCAGCTCTCACTTTTAAAGAACATCACCCCCCGTCACGCGCGACTGGTCACCGGCTCGGAAGTACTGACGGTGCCGATCGAAGTCCTGCAGCCGGAAGACGAGGTCGAAGTCCGCGCCGGCGATGTGATTCCCGCGGACGGCGTAATCCTGACTGGCGACTCGTCGGTCGATGAATCGATCCTCACCGGCGAATCACGGCCCCGCAGAGTGCTGACCGGCGGTGAAGTGACCGCGGGCACGCTCAATCTGACGTCACCGCTACGGATGCAGGTGCAGTCCGTGGGCGAACAGACGCGGATCGGTCGCCTGATGAACCTGGTCGAACTCGGCGTCAGCTCGAAACTGCCGCTGATCGAACTGGCCAATCGCATCGCGGGCGTGTTTGTGATTACCGTGATCCTGCTGTCGCTACTCTGCCTGGGGATCTGGTGGTCGAGCGGGATGAACGTCGCTGTCGCGAATGCGATTTCCCTGCTGATTGTGACGTGCCCGTGTGCGCTGGGACTGGCGACTCCGCTGGCTCTGGCGGTCGCCCAGGGGAAAGCGGCGAAACGGTCGATCCTGATCAATTCGGGAGACGCCATCGAAAAGCTGGCCCGCCCCGGCTTTTTATGGCTGGATAAAACGGGCACATTGACGACGGGCAAAATGCAGGTGCAGGTCTGGGAGGGGGACCGGAGCCGATTCCGCGAAATCAACGCCCTGGAACAGCAGGTCGTCCATCCGATCGCCAGTGCTATTACCGGCTATATCGCGCAGCAGTCCGATGACGTAACGACCGATGTGCCGACTCCTGAAGACGTGGATGTCCAACCGGGGCAGGGGATCCGGGGAACGGTCAACGGACAGC contains:
- a CDS encoding sulfite exporter TauE/SafE family protein, which produces MLDLQTTIPLLATIFVASIAGSGHCVGMCGPLMLLATNRSAESGSKSSLFYESCYHGGRLLGYALLGLLAGSLGWLMESGGQLAGLQQAAAIITGAGMILFGLFSLVTIYRTGSIPHFGTARVGKVFSRFVKKVHQLPRGLRPLSIGLMTAGLPCGWLYAFLLLAVSARTPLLGGLTMVAFWLGTIPALSLAGLASRWFPRKWNTLGNTLIAGLLIISGIFTVSIRAQADMGELRKELQAPSQTEQLQQLSQQPLPCCRTGESD
- a CDS encoding DUF1501 domain-containing protein, translating into MLEYDSSVTRRHLLRTSACGFGALALNGLLSQAKGNTPSPIKRNPLAPRQPMFPARAKRIIFIFMQGGPSQVDTFDYKPLLEQKNGEKMEFKNSRSIAKTGTYGQEQIMQSPWKFRQYGETGHWVSDLFPEIGRHVDDLCFVHSMHTNGVAHGPSTLFLHTGTTNLIMPSIGSWITYGLGTENENIPGFITISPSYGNGGPRNYSNAFLPSHYQGTALGRAGQPASEARFNNITNGQLPLRKQRQQLALLQSLNRGQLQSYREDDELAAVVNSFELAFRMQQHAPGLTDLSQESPATLKMYGIGEEATDDFGRQCLLARRMAEAGTRYIQVNYSDNANTPRWDQHSKIQKHETHARATDKPVAGLIEDMKQRGLLEDTLIWWGGEFGRNPFKQGADGRDHNPKGFTHFLCGGGVKPGLSYGATDEFGHEAVENKVHMHDMHATLLHLLGIDHEKLTYRHAGRDFRLTDVEGRVVRDLFA
- a CDS encoding heavy metal translocating P-type ATPase, translating into MIDPIDGDNATCPEGKGTCIHCNLPVPESRQNSSGPEFCCAGCEVAYAILQDMDPRLLEEIADAKTAAPSELTYEEMDHPRFLELYAHRLDSGLYRIRLHLEGIHCASCVFVIEKLPEFLPGVINARVNLATATLDCFWNPDAVALSEIARTLDRLGYRPHPAQPNETERLYRLENRKHLIRLGIAGACAGNVMLIAFALYAGMFTGMSAEHLNLFRWTSAGLALVSIFWPGQIFFKGALSAIRTRVPHIDLPVALGITIGGIAGLVNSIRGSGEIYFDSLTVLIFLLLVGRYIQFRQQHHALSQLSLLKNITPRHARLVTGSEVLTVPIEVLQPEDEVEVRAGDVIPADGVILTGDSSVDESILTGESRPRRVLTGGEVTAGTLNLTSPLRMQVQSVGEQTRIGRLMNLVELGVSSKLPLIELANRIAGVFVITVILLSLLCLGIWWSSGMNVAVANAISLLIVTCPCALGLATPLALAVAQGKAAKRSILINSGDAIEKLARPGFLWLDKTGTLTTGKMQVQVWEGDRSRFREINALEQQVVHPIASAITGYIAQQSDDVTTDVPTPEDVDVQPGQGIRGTVNGQQFLIGTESLLIENGCLITEKFQQSIENCREQGLTTVLVAVDGELVAVCGIGDSLRPDTRATLEHLKSAGWSIGILSGDHPEIVHPIAEQLAIDPEYVHAGVLPEEKLQIIQNATPEGLTVMVGDGVNDSAALAAASVGIAVHGGAEASLQVADVYLNRPGLSPLRELIDGARMTNHVIVRNLLISLAYNLLAASLALGGLINPLIAAILMPISSLTVLILSFVNHSFRETRP
- the ccoG gene encoding cytochrome c oxidase accessory protein CcoG → MSDQVLEPEEHVLSTLEKDGSRRWMYPRLFKGRFWNRRRIVGYFLIVLFIVLPHLQINSRPAIFLNITRREFTIFGFTFLPTDTLLLAFFMISVFLTIFLLTAMFGRVWCGWACPQTIYLEFVYRPIERLFCGTTGHGGKPRKPVPLIRRVMMYGAYLIISMVLAHTFLAYFVSVSELQHWVRQSPFTHPTGFLVMTATVVLMMFNFSFFREQLCTIACPYGRFQSVLLDRRSLIVSYDPQRGEPRGKISKTDPTPKGDCIDCGQCVQACPTGIDIRDGLQMECLHCTQCMDACDEIMEKVDRPLGLIRYSCQDEIDGKPTKKLRPRVVIYPLLLLLSVSAFTITLISKKSFDITILRNYGNPYIVTRQDQVENNLQLKLVNRTDQPDEYTIQVLDAPDVKMELIGSPELNARQTKTIPLLISAPRESFVAGLREVDLLIQSKNQADERRVTCQILGP
- a CDS encoding FixH family protein, whose protein sequence is MSDSRPLDTEIDESAETLARWKWGGVILGFLGLQILLSGVAVFLATSDPSNVIVEGYYEQALSWDQQRARQAASDALGWTSSIDLGKPQGMLGERLLTIRLVDPAGQPVTGCHLAGEIFHHARGGDVFKLHFQEQDPGNYTAVAPLRRSGLWELSLKTDRDAQHFQETRQFKLKDSGEFQTVATSPANRAGGHSL
- a CDS encoding cbb3-type cytochrome c oxidase N-terminal domain-containing protein; translated protein: MMSEKDQLTTHNYDGIQEYDNPMPGWWVMLFWGCIFFAFPYWLYYESGVPGRSIYDQYKEAVADNLRLQFSEIGELKLDSATIYKYKDDPKWLKVGESVFQMNCVSCHGLNAEGKVGPNLTDDYWIHVKEIGDIAKVVEKGANGQAMPAWGNRLHPNEIALVAAYVASLRGSLPEGTGKPPGPKAKKIPPWHAPAAEEGKSESDAEKKSDNAEQQKSDDKSQADS
- the ccoN gene encoding cytochrome-c oxidase, cbb3-type subunit I, whose translation is MSAETTLENTAQQSNLEKFIYDDQIARMFALATLVWGVVAFLVGIIIATELAFPSVNLGLDLITFGRLRPLHTNAAIFAFAGNAIFTAVYYSTQRLCRARMWSDLLSRLHFWGWQLIILSAALTLPLGITQSKEYAELEWPIDIAIAVVWVGFFGVNFFMTLARRRERHMYVALWFYIATIVTVALLHVFNNLVVPIGLFKSYSVYAGVQDAFMQWWYGHNAVAFFLTTPFLGLMYYFLPKAANRPIFSYKLSILHFWSLVFIYIWAGPHHLHYTALPQWASTLGMLFSIMLWMPSWGGMINGLLTLRGAWQKVTSDPVLKFFVVGITFYGMSTFEGPVLSIKSVNALSHYTDWTIAHVHAGALGWNGFMTFGMLYWLLPRLFQTELYSTRLANLHFWLGTVGILLYIFPIYVAGLTQGLMWRAITDTGQLAYPNFVETVRVLIPLYFIRAVGGVVYLSGALLLGYNFLQTWKTRPAKYEEVEHFAAPLEKQYEDDPAPESRLTGVLEVAKKLDVFEQLAWHRRWERLPRLMTIWVIIAVVAASLFEIIPTFLIRSNVPTIATVTPYTPLELAGRDIYVAEGCYNCHSQMIRPMLAETKRYGEYSKPGEFVYDHPFQWGSRRIGPDLAREGGKQSNLWHVRHFRNPELMTQGSIMPPYPWLETRKLNFKTIPDRVWAASYLGAPYDEAALTDSIALAKKQAKAIADDIHRQDGPAGLEDKQVVALIAYLQRLGTDLFKTPKAEKPSAEPNSAKTGNKTAHAEAAETR